A part of Plasmodium coatneyi strain Hackeri chromosome 8, complete sequence genomic DNA contains:
- a CDS encoding Metallopeptidase, whose product MNIKNLDDVKYRVHKIKVLDENDKKAKAVLTRAADQVMPIMRKMRFSVELLSEFLPRSPNLLGLNIVAKSEIKIRLRKKRGGELFHFNDIMGTLLHELAHIVHGGHDRSFYELLDKLVLEYNKLYTFGKIENQISGGKKAGGSDFRICNGSPKLMAAQAAEMRLLNNFMSKDGEILNVSLGSCLTPEQYDNLFKNRKERDDKICSISNDIIVIDSLVDPTNHDDGENGETSQNTKGDFKASNLLQRRNKNVFISNADCINEEKQTHAPTQDVCKKSFKIPGRNPKKRQAACEQGSEDKVITLPGSIGATPKNSGSDCVHIVKVKRDCSGVKKPENENGSTVSDNVGIKKSKKRKVIVLD is encoded by the exons ATGAACATTAAAAACTTAGATGATGTAAAATACAGAGTTCATAAAATTAAAGTTTTAGACGAAAATGATAAGAAGGCAAAAGCAGTGTTGACCCGGGCTGCCGACCAGGTGATg CCAATTATGAGGAAGATGCGCTTTTCGGTTGAGTTACTGTCCGAATTTTTACCCCGGAGTCCCAATTTGCTAGGGCTGAACATTGTGGCTAAATCAGAAATTAAG ATACGGCttcggaaaaaaaggggaggggagTTATTTCACTTTAACGACATCATGGGGACGCTGCTACACGAGCTAGCGCACATAGTGCACGGTGGACATGACAGATCATTTTACGAACTCTTGGACAAACTAGTATTAGAGTATAATAAATTATacacttttggaaaaatagaaaatcaaatcagtggaggaaaaaaagcaggagGAAGTGATTTCCGCATATGTAATGGAAGCCCCAAATTAATGGCAGCACAGGCTGCTGAAATGAGACTACTAAATAATTTTATGAGCAAGGATGGAGAAATATTAAATGTGTCCCTTGGAAGTTGCTTAACACCAGAACAGTATgacaatttatttaaaaatcgAAAAGAACGTGATGataaaatttgttccatttcGAATGACATAATTGTGATCGACTCGTTGGTGGATCCTACCAACCATGACGATGGcgaaaatggggaaacatCACAGAATACCAAAGGAGATTTTAAAGCATCAAATTTGTtgcaaaggaggaataaaaatgttttcattTCGAATGCGGATTGCATAAATGAGGAGAAACAGACACATGCACCTACGCAGgatgtgtgtaaaaaatcaTTCAAAATACCAGGGCGTAATCCAAAAAAGAGGCAAGCGGCATGTGAACAGGGGAGTGAAGATAAAGTTATAACTTTACCCGGTAGCATAGGAGCCACACCTAAAAACAGCG GCAGCGACTGTGTGCACATTGTGAAGGTCAAACGCGATTGCAGCGGTGTGAAAAAGcctgaaaatgaaaatggctCGACCGTTTCAGATAATGTGGGTATCAAGAAGagcaaaaagagaaaagttaTTGTTCTCGATTAG